From Eleftheria terrae, the proteins below share one genomic window:
- a CDS encoding YidC/Oxa1 family membrane protein insertase produces MFGALELILIEPIRAALLVVLEWAFELTRSQGVAIMVLSLVFNLLLLPAYHWAEKVQGREREAQARMAPKLQEFSFAFAGQERYMMQRALYRQHRYHPIFAMRGLVPLALQIPLFIAAFGLLNRHAPLSGVPFLGIPDLGAPDGLLFGINLLPIVMTLLNLIALWLYSQGQGVSEKVQGHVIAVLFLVLLYRSPAGLVLYWTTNNLFSVFKSLFYSSRRSHDFYRASKCA; encoded by the coding sequence ATGTTCGGGGCATTGGAGCTGATCCTCATCGAGCCGATACGGGCCGCCTTGCTGGTAGTGCTTGAGTGGGCCTTCGAGCTCACGAGGAGCCAGGGGGTGGCCATCATGGTGCTGAGCCTGGTGTTCAACCTGCTCCTGCTGCCCGCCTACCACTGGGCAGAAAAGGTGCAGGGCCGCGAACGGGAGGCGCAGGCGCGCATGGCGCCCAAGCTGCAGGAGTTCAGTTTCGCCTTCGCGGGGCAGGAGCGCTACATGATGCAGCGCGCCCTGTACCGCCAACACCGCTACCACCCGATCTTCGCAATGCGCGGGTTGGTGCCGCTGGCCCTGCAGATCCCCTTGTTCATCGCTGCCTTCGGTCTGCTGAACCGGCATGCACCGCTGTCCGGCGTGCCTTTCCTCGGCATCCCCGATCTCGGGGCGCCGGACGGCCTGCTGTTCGGAATCAACCTGCTGCCCATCGTCATGACCTTGCTCAACCTGATCGCGCTGTGGCTGTACAGCCAGGGGCAGGGCGTGAGCGAGAAGGTGCAGGGCCATGTCATCGCAGTGCTGTTCCTGGTGCTGCTGTATCGGTCGCCAGCCGGGCTGGTGCTGTACTGGACCACCAACAACCTGTTCTCGGTGTTCAAGAGCCTCTTCTATTCGAGCCGCCGATCACACGACTTCTACCGAGCGAGCAAATGCGCATGA
- a CDS encoding disulfide bond formation protein B, whose product MRLSSSSTLSGVICLASLGAVGAALVSQYAFGLQPCPWCVLQRVIFLVIALLAGIAWAVKVPLVRRVAAGLAAVFAVAGIAAAVHQNTVAAKSFSCNLTLADKIISALGLEQALPFVFAVRASCADAAATLLGLPYEFWSLALYVVLGVAAVMIVRRPAG is encoded by the coding sequence TTGCGTCTGTCGTCTTCCTCCACCCTGTCCGGCGTCATCTGCCTGGCCAGCCTGGGCGCCGTCGGCGCCGCACTGGTGTCCCAGTACGCCTTCGGCCTGCAGCCTTGCCCCTGGTGCGTGCTGCAGCGGGTGATCTTCCTGGTGATCGCGCTGCTGGCGGGCATCGCCTGGGCAGTGAAGGTACCGCTGGTGCGCCGGGTGGCGGCAGGGCTGGCGGCGGTGTTTGCCGTGGCGGGCATCGCCGCGGCGGTTCACCAGAACACCGTGGCAGCCAAGTCCTTCTCCTGCAACCTGACGCTGGCCGACAAGATCATCAGCGCACTCGGCCTGGAGCAAGCGCTGCCTTTCGTGTTCGCGGTCCGGGCGTCCTGCGCGGACGCGGCGGCGACACTGCTGGGCCTGCCGTATGAGTTCTGGAGCCTGGCGCTGTATGTCGTGCTGGGTGTCGCGGCAGTGATGATCGTGCGGCGCCCGGCCGGCTGA
- a CDS encoding RidA family protein, which yields MSVYDKLKALNIELPPLAVPAAAYVPFVRTGSLLFLSGHIAKKDGAVWAGQLGKDITTEQGQAAARAVAIDLLGTLHAAVGDLNKIKRIVKLMSLVNSTPSFTEQHLVTNGASELFGQVFGPQGAHARSAFGVAQNPLGACVEIELIAEVE from the coding sequence ATGTCCGTCTACGACAAGCTCAAAGCGCTCAACATCGAACTGCCACCGCTGGCCGTGCCGGCTGCCGCGTATGTGCCCTTCGTGCGCACCGGCTCGCTGCTGTTCCTGTCCGGGCATATCGCAAAGAAGGACGGCGCGGTCTGGGCCGGGCAGCTCGGCAAGGACATCACCACCGAGCAGGGCCAGGCCGCCGCGCGCGCGGTGGCGATCGACCTGCTGGGCACCCTGCACGCCGCGGTCGGCGACCTGAACAAGATCAAGCGCATCGTCAAGCTGATGAGCCTGGTCAACAGCACGCCGAGCTTCACCGAGCAGCACCTGGTGACGAACGGCGCCTCGGAGCTCTTCGGCCAGGTGTTCGGCCCCCAGGGCGCGCATGCCCGGAGCGCCTTCGGTGTCGCGCAGAATCCGCTGGGTGCCTGCGTCGAGATTGAACTTATTGCCGAAGTCGAATAA
- a CDS encoding DNA internalization-related competence protein ComEC/Rec2, whose amino-acid sequence MQHKSKATTGAWLGPLAVLAGMAMQLQQPVLWPGLSYAAALVLGSVGGWLAVRGPARYFVVLCALASASLGWGLAGSLGSQRCAARLHDSLQGVDLQVSGIVAGLPQPTGAGQGTRFVFEVREADQDGRPVVLPRLLLLSWYSGSFRPGASGSPEPAPDVRAGQAWRFTVRLKQPHGLFNPHARDHELWLFEQGIGATGQVRAAGPSAPRLIGAPDGGGWQRWRQRVRDAIQAEVTDPRAAGVLAALVVGDQAAIDDDAWEVYRLTGVAHLMAISGLHVTMFAWLAAVGVGRLWRLHGPLMLRWPAPSAARVGGLALATAYALFSGWGVPAQRTVCMLAVVTLMGGAGRRWPWPLVLLWAAVVVAAFDPWALLQPGFWLSFGAVALLMAAQPGQAPPAPPSQAGSRLRRLGAGLGRAARDGVRTQVHASVGLAPLSLLFFHQVSLVGLLANLVAIPLVTLVVTPLALLGVAWPRLWHAAAAVMQALDAWLLQLAGWPFASWTVAAAPAWALAAGCLAGLLAVLPLPLCWRLLALPLGLPLLMPQAPRPAAGHFEVLAADVGQGGAVIVRTAQHTLVYDSGPPYGSDTDAGERVLLPLLQALGERQPDRLVLSHRDSDHVGGAGSLLRAFASIEVWSSLEPAHPLRAQMARHTDCLAGQAWWWDGVHFELLHPFAGDRSPPLAPNRVSCVLKVSGGGHSALLPGDIERSEELRLVSALGAGLQAELLLAPHHGSKTSSSAPFLDAVQPRTVVFQAGWRNRFGHPASSVVARYDSRGIERIASPSCGAYRWADGHGECEREVRRRYWHHRP is encoded by the coding sequence GTGCAGCACAAGAGCAAGGCAACGACGGGTGCCTGGCTGGGGCCGCTTGCGGTCCTGGCCGGCATGGCAATGCAGCTGCAGCAGCCGGTGCTGTGGCCGGGCCTGTCCTACGCGGCAGCCCTGGTACTGGGCAGCGTCGGCGGGTGGCTGGCCGTGCGCGGGCCGGCACGGTACTTCGTGGTGCTTTGTGCCCTGGCTTCGGCGTCGCTGGGCTGGGGGCTGGCCGGCAGCCTGGGCAGCCAGCGGTGCGCCGCTCGACTGCACGACAGCCTGCAGGGGGTCGACCTGCAGGTCAGCGGCATCGTGGCCGGGCTGCCACAGCCGACGGGTGCCGGGCAGGGCACGCGCTTTGTCTTCGAGGTACGAGAGGCGGATCAGGACGGGCGGCCGGTGGTGCTGCCGCGCCTGCTGCTCCTGTCCTGGTATTCAGGCAGCTTCCGTCCGGGCGCCAGCGGCAGTCCGGAGCCGGCACCCGATGTGCGGGCCGGGCAGGCCTGGCGCTTCACGGTGCGTTTGAAGCAGCCGCACGGCCTGTTCAACCCCCACGCGCGCGACCACGAGCTGTGGCTGTTCGAGCAGGGCATCGGTGCCACCGGCCAGGTGCGGGCCGCCGGCCCGTCGGCGCCGCGGCTGATCGGCGCCCCCGACGGCGGAGGCTGGCAGCGCTGGCGGCAGCGTGTGCGCGATGCCATCCAGGCGGAGGTGACGGACCCGCGAGCCGCGGGCGTGCTGGCGGCGCTCGTGGTGGGCGACCAGGCTGCCATCGATGACGATGCCTGGGAGGTCTACCGCCTCACCGGGGTGGCCCACCTGATGGCCATCAGCGGCTTGCACGTGACGATGTTCGCCTGGCTGGCGGCGGTGGGGGTGGGCCGCCTCTGGCGGCTCCACGGGCCGCTGATGCTGCGCTGGCCGGCGCCCTCGGCGGCCCGCGTGGGCGGGCTGGCCCTGGCGACCGCCTATGCGCTGTTCTCCGGCTGGGGCGTGCCGGCACAGCGCACCGTGTGCATGCTGGCGGTGGTCACGCTGATGGGCGGCGCCGGCCGCCGGTGGCCATGGCCGCTGGTGCTGCTGTGGGCTGCCGTGGTGGTGGCCGCTTTCGATCCCTGGGCACTGCTGCAACCCGGCTTCTGGCTGTCCTTCGGGGCCGTGGCGCTGCTGATGGCGGCTCAACCGGGGCAAGCGCCGCCCGCGCCGCCGTCGCAGGCGGGGTCCCGGCTGCGACGGCTCGGCGCCGGCTTGGGCCGTGCCGCCCGGGACGGGGTTCGCACGCAGGTGCATGCGAGCGTCGGGCTCGCGCCGCTGAGCCTGCTGTTCTTCCATCAGGTCTCGCTGGTGGGTCTGCTGGCCAACCTGGTGGCCATTCCCCTGGTGACCCTGGTGGTCACGCCGCTGGCGCTGCTCGGCGTGGCATGGCCGCGGTTGTGGCACGCGGCGGCGGCGGTGATGCAGGCGCTCGATGCCTGGCTGCTGCAACTGGCGGGCTGGCCCTTCGCCAGCTGGACCGTCGCGGCTGCACCGGCCTGGGCCCTGGCCGCCGGCTGCCTGGCCGGGCTGCTGGCGGTACTGCCGCTGCCGCTGTGCTGGCGGCTGCTGGCGCTGCCCCTTGGCCTGCCCTTGCTGATGCCGCAGGCGCCGCGCCCGGCAGCGGGGCATTTCGAAGTGCTGGCTGCCGACGTGGGGCAGGGCGGGGCGGTGATCGTCCGCACGGCGCAGCACACCCTGGTCTACGACAGCGGCCCCCCCTACGGCAGCGACACCGACGCCGGCGAGCGCGTGCTGCTGCCGCTGCTGCAAGCCTTGGGCGAGCGCCAGCCGGACCGGCTGGTCCTGTCGCATCGCGACAGCGACCATGTCGGCGGCGCCGGCTCGCTGCTGCGCGCCTTCGCGTCCATCGAAGTGTGGAGTTCGCTCGAGCCGGCCCACCCGCTGCGGGCCCAGATGGCACGCCACACCGACTGCCTTGCCGGGCAGGCCTGGTGGTGGGACGGCGTGCACTTCGAGCTGCTGCATCCGTTTGCCGGCGACCGGTCGCCGCCGCTGGCGCCGAACCGGGTGTCGTGCGTGCTGAAGGTCAGCGGCGGCGGCCACAGCGCCCTGCTGCCCGGCGACATCGAGCGCAGCGAGGAACTGCGGCTGGTGTCCGCACTGGGAGCGGGCCTGCAGGCCGAGCTGCTGCTGGCGCCCCACCATGGCAGCAAGACCTCCAGCAGCGCCCCCTTCCTCGACGCGGTGCAGCCACGCACGGTGGTGTTCCAGGCGGGCTGGCGCAACCGCTTCGGCCATCCCGCCAGCAGCGTCGTGGCTCGCTACGACAGCCGCGGCATCGAACGCATCGCCAGCCCGTCCTGTGGCGCCTATCGCTGGGCCGATGGCCATGGTGAATGCGAGCGGGAGGTGCGGCGGCGCTATTGGCACCATCGGCCGTGA
- a CDS encoding circularly permuted type 2 ATP-grasp protein: MRPSFDEMNASADQVREHYRTYERWLGRQPRDVLKARREEAEMIFRRVGITFAVYGAKDEDGAGTERLIPFDIIPRIIPAHEWRELERGLAQRVTALNRFIHDIYHGQEIVKAGLIPPEQVFGNSQFRPEMLGVDVPGGVYAHIAGIDIVRAAHIDGSGTYYVLEDNLRVPSGVSYMLENRKMTMRLFPELFSEHRIAPVDHYPDLLLETLRAVAPAGVNEPTAVVLTPGMYNAAYFEHAFLAQQMGIELVEGQDLFVKDNFIYMRTTQGPKRVDVIYRRVDDDFLDPLAFRADSSLGCAGLLGVYRAGNVTLANAIGTGIADDKSVYPYVPKMIEFYLGEKPVLANVPTYLCREPDDLAYVLDHLPELVVKEVHGAGGYGMLVGPAASRQEVADFRARLLADPSGYIAQPTLSLSSCPTFVDSGIAPRHIDLRPFVLSGKALQMVPGGLTRVALKEGSLVVNSSQGGGTKDTWVLEA, from the coding sequence ATGAGACCGAGTTTCGACGAGATGAATGCGAGCGCCGACCAGGTGCGCGAGCACTACCGCACCTATGAGCGCTGGCTGGGGCGCCAGCCGCGCGACGTGCTGAAGGCGCGCCGTGAGGAGGCCGAGATGATCTTCCGGCGCGTCGGCATCACCTTCGCCGTCTATGGCGCGAAGGATGAGGACGGCGCCGGCACCGAGCGGCTGATTCCCTTCGACATCATCCCGCGCATCATCCCGGCGCACGAATGGCGCGAGCTGGAGCGCGGCCTGGCGCAGCGGGTGACGGCGCTCAACCGCTTCATCCACGACATCTACCACGGCCAGGAGATCGTCAAGGCCGGGCTCATTCCTCCCGAGCAGGTGTTCGGCAACAGCCAGTTCCGTCCCGAGATGCTGGGCGTGGACGTGCCGGGCGGCGTCTACGCCCACATCGCCGGCATCGACATCGTGCGTGCGGCCCATATCGACGGCAGCGGCACCTACTACGTGCTGGAAGACAACCTGCGGGTGCCCAGCGGCGTCAGCTACATGCTGGAGAACCGCAAGATGACGATGCGGCTCTTCCCCGAGCTGTTCAGCGAGCACCGCATCGCCCCGGTGGACCATTACCCCGACCTGTTGCTCGAGACCTTGCGGGCGGTGGCGCCGGCCGGCGTCAACGAGCCCACCGCGGTGGTGCTGACGCCCGGCATGTACAACGCGGCCTACTTCGAGCATGCCTTCCTGGCGCAGCAGATGGGCATCGAGCTGGTCGAGGGCCAGGACCTGTTCGTCAAGGACAACTTCATCTACATGCGCACCACCCAGGGCCCGAAGCGGGTGGACGTGATCTACCGTCGCGTCGACGACGACTTCCTCGATCCGCTGGCCTTCCGCGCCGACTCCTCGCTCGGCTGTGCGGGGCTGCTGGGCGTCTACCGGGCCGGCAACGTCACGCTGGCCAACGCCATCGGCACCGGCATCGCCGACGACAAGTCCGTCTATCCCTATGTGCCGAAGATGATCGAGTTCTATCTCGGCGAGAAGCCGGTGCTGGCCAATGTGCCGACCTACCTGTGCCGCGAGCCCGACGACCTCGCCTATGTGCTCGACCACCTGCCGGAGCTGGTTGTCAAGGAGGTGCACGGGGCTGGCGGCTACGGCATGCTGGTCGGGCCCGCGGCCAGCCGCCAGGAGGTGGCCGACTTCCGCGCCCGCCTGCTGGCCGATCCGAGCGGCTATATCGCGCAGCCGACGCTGTCGCTGTCGAGCTGCCCGACCTTCGTCGACAGTGGCATCGCGCCCCGCCACATCGACCTGCGGCCCTTCGTGCTGAGCGGCAAGGCGCTGCAGATGGTGCCCGGCGGGCTGACCCGGGTGGCGCTGAAGGAGGGCTCGCTGGTGGTCAACAGCAGCCAGGGCGGTGGGACCAAGGACACCTGGGTGCTGGAGGCTTGA
- a CDS encoding alpha-E domain-containing protein yields the protein MLSRTADHLFWMARYMERAENTTRMLDVNYQTGLLPQSAGAAEQGWRGLLSISELTHDFTARYDSVSAKNVMDYMVREERNPSSIASCLRAARENARAVRGTLTTEVWETQNQTWLEFKRLVDEGELERDPARFFEWVKFRSHLSRGVTLGTMLQDEAFHFLRIGTFLERADNTARLLDVKFHAVQSDFFGVAREKELEYDFYHWSAILRSVSGFEVYRKVYRNVIRPEKVAELLILRPDMPRSLAACVNEVVLNLRDVANQQSHETLRRAGRLQADLQYARIDEILATGLHAYLTQFLDRIGDLGVGISRDFLVPVMH from the coding sequence ATGCTGTCGAGGACTGCCGACCACTTGTTCTGGATGGCCCGCTACATGGAGCGGGCCGAAAACACCACCCGCATGCTCGACGTCAACTACCAGACCGGCCTGCTGCCGCAGTCGGCCGGCGCCGCCGAGCAGGGCTGGCGCGGCCTGCTGAGCATCTCCGAGCTGACGCACGACTTCACCGCGCGCTACGACAGCGTGAGCGCCAAGAACGTCATGGACTACATGGTGCGCGAGGAGCGCAACCCCTCCAGCATCGCGAGCTGCCTGCGCGCCGCGCGCGAGAACGCGCGGGCGGTGCGCGGCACGTTGACCACCGAAGTCTGGGAAACGCAGAACCAGACCTGGCTCGAGTTCAAGCGCCTGGTCGACGAGGGCGAGCTGGAGCGCGACCCGGCGCGGTTCTTCGAGTGGGTCAAGTTCCGCTCGCACCTCTCGCGTGGTGTGACGCTGGGCACCATGCTGCAGGACGAGGCCTTCCACTTCCTGCGCATCGGCACCTTCCTCGAGCGGGCCGACAACACCGCCCGCCTGCTGGACGTGAAGTTCCATGCCGTGCAGAGCGACTTCTTCGGCGTGGCGCGCGAGAAAGAGCTGGAGTACGACTTCTATCACTGGTCGGCCATCCTGCGCTCGGTCTCCGGCTTCGAGGTCTACCGCAAGGTCTATCGCAACGTGATCCGGCCCGAGAAGGTGGCCGAGCTGCTCATCCTGCGGCCCGACATGCCACGTTCGCTGGCGGCCTGCGTGAACGAGGTGGTGCTCAACCTGCGGGACGTGGCCAACCAGCAGTCGCACGAGACGCTGCGCCGCGCCGGGCGGCTGCAGGCCGACCTGCAGTACGCCCGCATCGACGAGATCCTGGCCACCGGCCTGCACGCCTACCTCACGCAGTTCCTCGACCGCATTGGCGACCTCGGTGTCGGCATCAGCCGGGACTTCCTGGTGCCGGTGATGCACTGA
- a CDS encoding transglutaminase family protein, whose product MLFQIHHATHYEYSAELQHAVQALCLTPSSGPQQTVLQWQVSGPGRLFESTDGYGNRTHSCTLPARLRKGTLRAGGTVQTHGVASFADPPGSASPWLYLRPTPLAEPHARLAAWAAPYLAAGVSADAMLALAAAVRAQVSYRPGHTGVQTTALEAFDWGKGVCQDQAHVFIAACRSHRVPARYVSGYFHAEDEPELASHAWVDVCLDIAAQHWLSVDVTHACPMDERHVRLAVGPDYAACPPVKGVRHGGGRETMQVHVEVRRL is encoded by the coding sequence ATGCTGTTCCAGATCCACCACGCCACGCACTACGAGTACAGCGCCGAGCTGCAGCATGCGGTGCAGGCGCTTTGCCTGACACCCTCGTCCGGCCCGCAGCAGACGGTGTTGCAATGGCAGGTGAGCGGGCCGGGCCGGTTGTTCGAGTCCACCGACGGCTATGGCAACCGCACCCACAGCTGCACGCTGCCGGCCCGCTTGCGCAAGGGCACGCTGCGCGCGGGCGGCACGGTGCAGACGCATGGCGTGGCGAGCTTCGCCGATCCGCCGGGCAGTGCGTCGCCCTGGCTCTACCTGCGGCCCACGCCGCTGGCCGAGCCACATGCGCGCCTGGCGGCCTGGGCGGCGCCCTATCTGGCGGCCGGCGTGTCGGCCGACGCCATGCTGGCGCTGGCGGCAGCGGTCCGCGCCCAGGTGAGCTACCGGCCCGGCCACACCGGCGTGCAGACCACCGCGCTGGAGGCCTTCGACTGGGGCAAGGGCGTGTGCCAGGACCAGGCCCACGTGTTCATCGCCGCCTGCCGCAGCCACCGGGTGCCGGCACGCTATGTGAGCGGCTATTTCCACGCCGAGGACGAGCCGGAGCTGGCCAGCCATGCCTGGGTCGACGTCTGCCTCGACATCGCGGCGCAACACTGGCTCAGCGTCGACGTCACGCATGCCTGCCCGATGGACGAACGCCATGTGCGGCTCGCGGTGGGGCCTGACTACGCCGCCTGCCCGCCGGTCAAAGGGGTGCGCCATGGCGGCGGGCGGGAGACCATGCAGGTGCATGTGGAGGTGCGCCGCCTCTGA
- a CDS encoding HPP family protein: MITGFITRAALGGTGALPLLVAPMGASAVLLFAVPASPLAQPWSVLGGNMLSALVGVTCAHWIGDPLLAAALAVCTAIGLMFALRCLHPPGGAVALLSVIGAPAIKAQGYAFAWWPVGFNSLLLVLAAVLYHRLTGHRYPHPASVPPAAQPHGTRDPAPSERLGIRGQDVQAALRQGPDLLDIAEDDLQALIEQAEQRALQRHAGVPNCAHLMSRDVVSVAAEAPLAEAWRRLQRHRVQALPVVDAERRVVGIISQSDFFSHAGWQEQEGLAANWRRFMRRLGDTGGRVPAVAELMSSPAVTVSPGDPLTTLVEAMSDGGLHQLPVVDEEGRLQGIVAQSDLIAALHRLVVAQALQGGRA; the protein is encoded by the coding sequence TTGATCACCGGGTTCATCACGCGGGCCGCGCTCGGCGGCACGGGGGCGCTGCCACTGCTCGTGGCGCCCATGGGCGCATCGGCGGTGCTGCTGTTCGCGGTGCCTGCCAGCCCGCTGGCGCAGCCGTGGTCGGTGCTGGGCGGCAACATGCTGTCGGCGCTGGTGGGCGTCACTTGTGCGCACTGGATTGGCGATCCGCTGCTGGCAGCGGCGCTGGCGGTGTGCACCGCCATCGGGCTGATGTTTGCCTTGCGCTGCCTGCATCCGCCGGGCGGCGCGGTGGCGCTGTTGAGCGTCATCGGGGCGCCCGCCATCAAGGCCCAGGGCTACGCCTTCGCCTGGTGGCCGGTCGGCTTCAACTCCCTGCTCCTGGTGCTGGCGGCCGTGCTCTACCACCGCCTCACGGGCCACCGCTATCCGCACCCGGCCAGCGTGCCGCCGGCCGCGCAGCCGCATGGCACCCGCGACCCGGCCCCCTCCGAGCGCCTGGGCATCCGGGGCCAGGACGTGCAAGCCGCGCTGCGGCAAGGCCCCGACCTGCTGGACATTGCGGAAGACGACCTGCAGGCCTTGATCGAGCAGGCCGAGCAACGCGCGCTGCAACGCCATGCGGGCGTTCCGAACTGCGCCCACCTGATGTCGCGCGACGTCGTCTCGGTGGCTGCCGAGGCGCCGCTCGCCGAGGCCTGGCGGCGGCTGCAGCGCCACCGGGTGCAGGCGCTGCCGGTGGTGGACGCCGAACGCCGGGTGGTCGGCATCATCTCCCAGAGCGACTTCTTCAGCCATGCCGGCTGGCAGGAGCAGGAAGGGCTGGCAGCCAACTGGCGGCGCTTCATGCGTCGGCTCGGCGATACCGGCGGCCGGGTGCCCGCGGTGGCGGAGCTGATGTCCAGCCCTGCCGTCACGGTCAGCCCCGGCGATCCGCTGACGACGCTGGTGGAAGCGATGTCCGACGGTGGCCTGCACCAGTTGCCGGTGGTGGATGAGGAGGGCCGGCTGCAGGGCATCGTGGCGCAATCGGACCTGATCGCCGCACTGCACCGCCTAGTCGTGGCGCAGGCGCTCCAGGGCGGCCGGGCCTAG
- a CDS encoding STAS domain-containing protein codes for MKSQNQSIDACLKTEPERFLSEWIAEFLANQSAGAAVGQTASADASRVLEAFAIGIAADGEPGRFNAAPWAPLRERLATLSRSRAAQGSSAGDTSLLVLAMKKPLFNRLQQRHQQDPAVLAEMLWWASTLVDKMAQFTVDTYQTSREDIIKRQQEELLELSTPVVKLWDGVLAVPMIGTLDSSRTQVVMESLLQRIVETSSELAIIDITGVPTVDTLVAQHLLKTVTAIRLMGADCIVSGIRPQIAQTIVHLGIDLQGITTKSTLADALALALKRTGHTVTRDAA; via the coding sequence ATGAAATCGCAGAACCAGTCCATCGACGCCTGCCTGAAGACCGAGCCGGAGCGATTCCTGAGTGAATGGATTGCCGAATTTCTTGCAAACCAGTCTGCCGGTGCGGCCGTCGGGCAGACCGCCAGTGCCGACGCGTCGCGGGTGCTCGAGGCGTTCGCCATCGGCATTGCAGCAGACGGCGAGCCTGGCCGCTTCAACGCGGCGCCCTGGGCGCCGCTGCGCGAGAGGCTGGCCACGCTGTCGCGCTCCCGTGCCGCACAAGGATCCAGCGCCGGCGACACCAGCCTGCTGGTGCTGGCCATGAAAAAGCCGCTGTTCAACCGCTTGCAGCAACGCCACCAGCAGGACCCCGCCGTCTTGGCCGAGATGCTCTGGTGGGCCTCGACGCTGGTTGACAAGATGGCCCAGTTCACGGTCGACACCTACCAGACTTCCCGCGAAGACATCATCAAGCGCCAGCAGGAAGAGCTGCTCGAGCTGTCGACCCCGGTGGTCAAGCTGTGGGATGGCGTGCTGGCGGTGCCGATGATCGGCACGCTGGACAGCAGCCGCACCCAGGTGGTCATGGAGAGCCTGCTGCAACGCATTGTGGAGACCTCCTCGGAGCTGGCGATCATCGACATCACCGGCGTGCCGACGGTGGACACCCTGGTGGCCCAGCATCTGCTCAAGACGGTCACCGCGATCCGCCTGATGGGCGCGGACTGCATCGTCAGCGGCATCCGTCCGCAGATCGCGCAGACCATCGTGCACCTGGGCATCGACCTTCAGGGCATCACCACCAAGTCGACCCTGGCCGATGCGTTGGCGCTGGCGCTCAAGCGCACCGGCCACACGGTCACGCGCGACGCCGCCTGA
- a CDS encoding STAS domain-containing protein gives MERIPILRMGRNLLVTIQIDMQDQTALALQDDLSERISRTGAEGVLIDISALEIVDSFIGRMLASISGIARMLGAETVVVGMQPAVAITLVELGLSLQGVRTALDVERGMRLLATAGGQRDVAAG, from the coding sequence ATGGAGCGCATTCCTATCCTGCGCATGGGTCGCAACCTGCTGGTCACGATCCAGATCGACATGCAGGACCAGACCGCCCTCGCGCTGCAGGACGATCTGTCCGAGCGCATCTCGCGCACCGGGGCCGAGGGGGTGTTGATCGACATCTCGGCGCTGGAGATCGTCGATTCCTTCATCGGCCGGATGCTTGCCAGCATTTCCGGCATTGCCCGCATGCTGGGGGCCGAGACGGTGGTGGTCGGCATGCAGCCGGCGGTGGCCATCACCCTGGTGGAGCTGGGCTTGTCACTGCAAGGGGTGCGCACGGCCCTCGATGTGGAGCGCGGCATGCGCCTGCTGGCTACGGCAGGAGGGCAGCGCGATGTCGCAGCAGGCTGA
- a CDS encoding anti-sigma regulatory factor translates to MSQQAEGSLPLRNEQDIVLSRQVVRRLTQELKFSLVDQTKMITAASELSRNTVVYGGGGEMRWEILNDGLRQGLRLHFEDQGPGIPDLELAMTDGWTSGRGMGMGLSGSKRLVGEFSVRTAVGEGTCVTIARWK, encoded by the coding sequence ATGTCGCAGCAGGCTGAAGGCAGCCTGCCGCTGCGCAATGAGCAGGACATCGTGCTCAGCCGCCAAGTGGTGCGCCGACTGACCCAGGAGCTGAAGTTCTCGCTGGTGGACCAAACCAAGATGATCACCGCCGCCAGTGAGCTGTCGCGCAACACCGTCGTCTATGGCGGCGGCGGCGAAATGCGCTGGGAAATCCTGAACGACGGCCTGCGCCAGGGCCTGCGCCTGCACTTCGAGGATCAGGGGCCGGGCATCCCCGACCTCGAACTCGCCATGACGGACGGCTGGACCTCGGGCCGCGGCATGGGCATGGGACTGTCCGGCAGCAAGCGCCTGGTCGGCGAGTTCTCGGTGCGCACCGCGGTCGGCGAGGGCACTTGCGTGACCATCGCGCGCTGGAAGTGA